The following coding sequences lie in one Canis lupus familiaris isolate Mischka breed German Shepherd chromosome 34, alternate assembly UU_Cfam_GSD_1.0, whole genome shotgun sequence genomic window:
- the LOC119877857 gene encoding 60S ribosomal protein L27a-like, with the protein MPSRLGKTRKLRGHVSHGHSRIGKHWKHPGGQGNAGGMHHHRINFDKYHPGYFGKVGMRHYHLKRNQSFCPTVNLDKLWTLVSEQTRVNATKNKTGAAPIIDVVRSGYYKVLGKGKHPKQPVIVKAKFFSRRAEEKIKGVGGACVLVA; encoded by the exons ATGCCATCCAGACTGGGGAAGACCCGGAAACTTCGGGGCCACGTGAGCCATGGCCACAGCCGCATCGGCAAACACTGGAAGCACCCAGGAGGCCAGGGTAATGCTGGTGGCATGCATCATCACAGGATCAACTTCGACAAATATCACCCAGGTTACTTTGGAAAAGTCGGTATGAGACATTACCACTTAAAGAGGAACCAGAGCTTCTG cccAACTGTCAACCTTGATAAACTATGGACCTTAGTCAGTGAGCAGACACGGGTAAATGCCACCAAAAACAAGACTGGAGCTGCTCCTATTATCGATGTGGTGCGATCGGGCTACTACAAAGTTTTGGGAAAGGGAAAGCACCCAAAACAGCCTGTCATCGTAAAGGCCAAATTCTTCAGTAGAAGAGCTGAGGAGAAGATAAAGGGTGTGGGGGGAGCCTGCGTTCTGGTAGCTTGA